GTCTCGCGGAATGGCTCGAAAAAGACAAGGTTTAACTTAACATAGTAATACTAGGAGTCCCGCCAAGTACGTGCGAGCCAATTCAAATGGTTCGTTGTTAAAGGTTCCGCCGTCCACGCATAGACTCGAATCCAAACCACCTGGAGGAGTGCTTAGAGTAGAGTGTAAAATGGCAACCTTGCCGGTTTTGCCTTTCTCCATCGGGAGAATTAGCGGGTCGCAACAATTCCATGGGCGCACCACATCGCGCGGGAGTAAACCAATCGGAAAAGCGCCGGTTGCCATGGCTGCCTGTGCCATGAGCATCCACTCCTTCGGCCAGCCATTTGCATTGCCAGCCGAAGCCGGACGAAGCGCAAGATCAATCAGGCTTTCATTGGGTAGCGGAGGAAGGAAAGTGTACGCATTGCCACCGTGACGGATGGCAAATCGCACCACATCTTCATGTTTTATCGCCGTATATCCATCCGGGGTGCCACCATTAAGATAGAACTGGTATGGCACGCCTTTGAGATTAGCGATGGTCACGGCGATGTGAACGACGTCCGCGAGATAAGGCCTGATCTTAGGAGAATTGGAAGCGGCCAAGGCCTCATGCCCCAATTCTGTGATGCGTCTGGAATTTAGCAAAGTTTGAACTTTGGCATCTTCAGCTTGTAAATCATCGGTTGTCAGGAAATTACAAATGTCGATGCCCTTAACCCACGTTCCATAAAGAGGATTTTCCGAAAAAGAGGGGCTGTTTCCTGATCGCGCGGGAACAATTGCACGATTCATGGCGGCCCCAAGAATCAACGCCGTCATCCCGCCGCCGGAAGCGCCAGACATGGCGCACAGGCGAACCTTGTGATCAGGAACTGTGAGAGGAGCATCGGTTTTAGCTTTTTCCCAGGCATCCAGCGCCTCCAATAAAAAATCGGCAACCCCGGCGATATAGGCACCTGCACTGACCGAACCCGCAAAACAGAGCCCTAACTCGAATGTTTTATTATCCGCCGGTGGGGGATCTCGGAAGAAGAAATCCTTGGGAAAGGGCTGCTTGTAATAGTTATCCAGCTCCTGTTTGGCTGTGTCTATATCCAGACTAAAGTTAGGATTGGAGTTTCCCATAAAATATTGGATTACTGGTTAAAACAATCGGCAGTTCGATCTATTGCGTCGCCATTTGGTCTTGAGGCAACGGTGTTGAGGGTTGACCACAGGAAATGAGTGAAAGCCCGAATCCATGAAAGCCTTGTGAGCACTACGTCTTCGTGTGTGTAATTCAGGCAATCCCACTCCTTGGCTGGCGGAACATATCCAGCAATATCATGAAACACTGAAGTGTCCATCTGCTTCATTGGCAGAAAATTAGATACCACTTTGCTTCAAACTCCCAACATCACCGACGGTAAGGACGTTAGTACATGTGCAAAGGGTTCTACAAGATTATTTTAGCATAAAAGGAAGTGCATTGGCGCAGCGCCGATCGGCATCTTCAGCGGAATTGCCACGACTGTGTTTACGTCTCCAAGTATCGGTTTTCCAACCTGTGGCTGACTGACCTCCATTGGTAGCTTCATCGGCTGGCTGTAGGTTTTGCGCGCCACCAGAGTCCTGGTTGAACCGACCGTATTTTCCATTGGTTCCAATCAAAACGCCGCTTTCGTCATCTCCGATGCCGGTTTTGAATACTTTTTTGGTTATTTTTGAAGATAAAGCAGCCCTTGGAAAATAAGTAGCTAGGGCACACTCAGCACACTGATGTAGGAAAAACCTCGGTAAAACAAGTGACGGAGAGAGGAAAATTCGAACCCACGAAAACCAGTTTCATCCTCTTTGATCAGTGGCAGTGGCATACCCGGTAAGGGGGTGTCTGCGCAGGTTTCACCCTCACATTGGCGTCTTCCGTTCTTCATGCCCAGCCACCAGACTGCCCGCAGAGCAGACTGGAGAATGAACGCAGGACAACATTTTGCATTTGTCTTGGCGGAAATAATACGTTAAATTACCGCCAAAAATAGTATGGGAAAGCACGCTCAATCTGTTGATAGTAGGATACTTGCCAGAATTTATGGTTTTGGTATGGGGGTGGTGTTTTATCCAGCAACCTTTCAGGACCTCGGTTCCCCAGACGCCATCCATAATGCGCTCGCGCGCCACACCAAGGCTGGAACCATCCGCCAACTCGCCCGTGGACTTTACGATTATCCGCGTAAAGACCCTCAGCTGGGCGTGCTGTCTCCTTCAGTTGACGCTATCGCTGATGCCATCAAGGGTCGCGACGCCGTGCGTATTCAACCGTCTGGTGCTTACGCTGCCAATCTCCTTGGGCTTTCGGACCAAGTTCCCATGCGGGTCGTCTTCGCAACGGATGGTTCCAGACGCAAGGTCAAAGTGGGCAATCTCCAAATCCTGCTGAAGCCTACCACCCCGCGAAACATGGCCATGGCTGGAAAAATCAGCGGTCTGATTACTCAGGCGTTGCAGCATTTAGGACAACGACACTTCACGGATGACATGTTGGCTACCCTGCGCCGTCGCCTCACCGTTGCCGATCAAAAACAACTCCTCAAGGATATCCACTACCCGCCAGCTTGGATTGCCGAAATCTTTCGGCGCCTGGTTACGGACGAAACCAAAACTTGAATCATGGACTCATACCTCCGGGCACCCCTCGCTCGTCGCCGCCGCTTTTGCGAAGAAGCACAATCAAGGTTGGGACTCCCGGCCGAAAGTATTGAGAAAGACTTTTGGGTTTGCTGGACATTGCGCGAACTTTTTGCTCTACCGCAATCCGGTTCGCTTCTTACCTTCAAGGGCGGCACCTCGCTGTCAAAAGGTTGGAAACTCATTCAACGCTTCTCTGAGGATATTGATGTGGTCATTGACCGTGACGCGCTCGGCTTCGGAGGCGAGCAGGCTCCCCAGCACCTCGGCATCAGCAACAAGGAACGCGACCGTCGGCTGGAAGCCCTGCGTTCTGCCTGCCAAAACCACATTCGCACCCTCCTCACTCCGGAATTGCGCGCCCGGTTTCATCGTGGCCTGGCTGATTCCACGTGGACCCTTGAGCATGATCCGGACGACAAGGACGCCCAAACGCTACTTTTTCGGTATCCTGCCATTTTTTCCGACAGCCGCTATCTGCGGCCAGTTGTCAAAATTGAACTCGGTGCTCGTTCCGATACCGAGCCGGTCGCGCAGCCACAAATCCAGCCCTACCTCTGCGAAGCACTGCCGCACGTCCTTGGTGACGGCAAGTTCACCGTCCGCACGGTAGCCCCAGAACGCACGTTTTGGGAAAAAGCCATGTTGCTCCACGAAGAAACCTATCGTAGCGGCACTGGACCCAAAGCAAGGTTAGCACGCCACTACTACGATCTGTATCGCCTCATTCAAGCCGGAGTGGGTCACCGCGCTGCGACCGATCGCGGCCTTTTCGACCGAGTAGCCACACATCGCGCGGTCTTTTTCCGGAAAAAGAAGGAGGCGCAAGAATCGCTCCGTCCTGGTTCGCTACGCCTCGTGCCCCCGCCAGAACAACTCGCCTTCTGGAAACAGGACTATGTCGCCATGGCGGAGGCAATGTTCTTTGGCGCTATCCCCGATTTCGACGAGATCCTGCGTGTCGTCGGAGAATTCCAGCAGCACTTCAACCAACTCCCGCCACCGGCCTGAGCAACGACAGCCGCGATGGGGTGGAGGTCGTAGCTTTGGCGCCCTACCATTCGAGGCGAGAGTTGGCATCCGGACCTTTTCAGGCCAAAATCGAGGCGAGAGTTGGCATCCGGACCTTTTCAGGCCAAAATCGAGGCGAGAGTTGGGATTCGACTTTTTTAGGCCAAAAAATGGCTAACAAAATGGCTAACAAACCATAGTGAAACAGGGTGAAAAATAGTGACACAAAAGTGTTGAATACTTCGTAGAAACAGGCTAATTTATACGCGTTGGTTGGCCTATTTTCGGACGATTCCGACCCTCGCCTCCAGCTATAACTGTTATAGTGATAAGGAGTTAAGTCGGTCGGAAGAGCCACTGTCAGTGAAAGTGTCAGTAAACCGACGAGTGCTAAAACTACTCGCCACAATTCGACCGAACTTCACTGAAACTCGCCCACTACGAGCTAACGCGATAGTGCCGGGCTGCTTTACGATTCATTGAATGAAAGGCATTACTATGAATCAGCGGTTCATCCTGTTCCGTCGCGCGGGGGTTTATTATTGCGAGGACACCACGACCGGCAAGCAATCCAGCTTGCGCACCAAAGACGAGGCGGAAGCGAATACCCTCCTGCATGCGCGAAACGAATCCTTTCGGCAACCCGTGCTCAACCTCCAGATCGCGCGGGCCTACTTGGCCGCATCCGATCCCAACGTGGCCACCCGCACCTGGCAGTTGCCCATGGATGAAATGACCAAGACCAAAACCGGTCCCACCCGCATCCGCCACGAGCGGGCCATGAAGGATAAAGCGTTCGACCTCATCCGCGACCTGCCCATCCTCGAAACCAACGCCACGCACTTTCTCAAAGTGCTCCATGCCGGCTCAGTGGCCACCAACGTCTTCCTGCGCCGCATCCACAACTTCGCCCTGGACATGAGTTGGCTGCCGTGGCCTGTGCTGCCGAAAAAGCGTTGGCCGCAGATTCACTTCAAGGAGAAACGGGCCATCACAACGCAGGAGCATCAGGCCATTGTCACGGCGGAGCATAATCCCGAACGCCGGGCATTCTACGAACTCTGTTGGCATCTGGGTGGTGCCCAGTCGGACGTGGCCAACCTCACAGCAGAGGATATTGACTGGCAGGCCAAAGTGGTCAGCTTCATGCGCAATAAAACGGGTACGGCCTCGATCATCCGTTTTGGCGAGGAATTGGAGCGGGTGTTGCTCGCCCTGCCTCGCACTGGCCCGCTCTTCCCCAATCTCAAGCCCATGCGCGAGGCGCACCGCGCCACGGAGTTTAGCCGATGCTGCCGGCGTCTGAAGATCTCCGGAATCACCCTCCACAGTTACCGCTACGCCTGGGCCGAGCGCGCCCGGTCTTGCGGCTATCCCGAACGATTCGCCCAAGAGGCGCTGGGGCACCAGTCCAGAGCCGTACACCGCGCCTATGCCAAGAAAGCCCAGGTGACGATCTCAACGCTGGAAGCGTACGAAAAACGAGCGGCAGACGCTTCCGCGATCGTGCCGCTCCCGTTGCCTATAGCGTGCGCCAGCTAGTTCGCCGCCAAATCCACGGCGGGAGACAGGCCGTTCTGCGAAATGATTGCAGAACGGCCTTGCCGTCGCGCATTCTGCCGCTGCCAGTGCTGGTTGACCGCGTTGGTCACCTTCACCAGCCACGCCCGGTCTTTGGTGAGTTCAAGCACGTCGCTCGTGCCGAAAAACTTGATGCCGTTGGGCGGCGGATTCCCCAGCGGTTTCAACAGCCGCGCGGCAACCAGGATTGGAATATCATGCGGCTGGCAATTCAGCACCCAGGCCGCTTGCTCCGCCGTGAGACGCGCAGGCAGTTGCCCCAGTAGCGTCAGAAAACGATGTTGATCATCCCTCATAATTCAAAAAGTGTTATCCAAACCGTTACGGCCTCACCGCCGCTTTGATCGCCGCGCCCACCACCGATTCCACCAGGGCATTCAGGTTGG
This Verrucomicrobiota bacterium DNA region includes the following protein-coding sequences:
- a CDS encoding DUF6088 family protein: MGKHAQSVDSRILARIYGFGMGVVFYPATFQDLGSPDAIHNALARHTKAGTIRQLARGLYDYPRKDPQLGVLSPSVDAIADAIKGRDAVRIQPSGAYAANLLGLSDQVPMRVVFATDGSRRKVKVGNLQILLKPTTPRNMAMAGKISGLITQALQHLGQRHFTDDMLATLRRRLTVADQKQLLKDIHYPPAWIAEIFRRLVTDETKT
- a CDS encoding nucleotidyl transferase AbiEii/AbiGii toxin family protein, which encodes MDSYLRAPLARRRRFCEEAQSRLGLPAESIEKDFWVCWTLRELFALPQSGSLLTFKGGTSLSKGWKLIQRFSEDIDVVIDRDALGFGGEQAPQHLGISNKERDRRLEALRSACQNHIRTLLTPELRARFHRGLADSTWTLEHDPDDKDAQTLLFRYPAIFSDSRYLRPVVKIELGARSDTEPVAQPQIQPYLCEALPHVLGDGKFTVRTVAPERTFWEKAMLLHEETYRSGTGPKARLARHYYDLYRLIQAGVGHRAATDRGLFDRVATHRAVFFRKKKEAQESLRPGSLRLVPPPEQLAFWKQDYVAMAEAMFFGAIPDFDEILRVVGEFQQHFNQLPPPA
- a CDS encoding patatin-like phospholipase family protein, translating into MGNSNPNFSLDIDTAKQELDNYYKQPFPKDFFFRDPPPADNKTFELGLCFAGSVSAGAYIAGVADFLLEALDAWEKAKTDAPLTVPDHKVRLCAMSGASGGGMTALILGAAMNRAIVPARSGNSPSFSENPLYGTWVKGIDICNFLTTDDLQAEDAKVQTLLNSRRITELGHEALAASNSPKIRPYLADVVHIAVTIANLKGVPYQFYLNGGTPDGYTAIKHEDVVRFAIRHGGNAYTFLPPLPNESLIDLALRPASAGNANGWPKEWMLMAQAAMATGAFPIGLLPRDVVRPWNCCDPLILPMEKGKTGKVAILHSTLSTPPGGLDSSLCVDGGTFNNEPFELARTYLAGLLVLLC
- a CDS encoding tyrosine-type recombinase/integrase gives rise to the protein MKGITMNQRFILFRRAGVYYCEDTTTGKQSSLRTKDEAEANTLLHARNESFRQPVLNLQIARAYLAASDPNVATRTWQLPMDEMTKTKTGPTRIRHERAMKDKAFDLIRDLPILETNATHFLKVLHAGSVATNVFLRRIHNFALDMSWLPWPVLPKKRWPQIHFKEKRAITTQEHQAIVTAEHNPERRAFYELCWHLGGAQSDVANLTAEDIDWQAKVVSFMRNKTGTASIIRFGEELERVLLALPRTGPLFPNLKPMREAHRATEFSRCCRRLKISGITLHSYRYAWAERARSCGYPERFAQEALGHQSRAVHRAYAKKAQVTISTLEAYEKRAADASAIVPLPLPIACAS